In the genome of Cellvibrio sp. KY-YJ-3, one region contains:
- a CDS encoding glycoside hydrolase 43 family protein has product MQELTHFQNDSMEFHSSLPKRKVLPAVFILTGLLLVLSVLMGCQTAEIKKPFAHNPVIWADVPDPAVMRVGDTYYMSSTTMHMNPGLPIMKSKDLVNWEMVRYAYPILSSDEKSSLNNGKEAYGEGTWASSLRYHNGRYYVSSFSNTTKKTYIFSTDNIETGDWQRSEIDALFHDSSLFFDDGRVFMIYGNDDIFIVELTADATAIKKDGVNRVLIPKASRVAGDKFWVPSEGAQMLKVNGKYYLNLISWPANKMRTQLIYRSDTLMGSYEGRVALTDKGIAQGGLIDTPDGKWYAFLFRDRGAVGRIPYLVPVHWKDGWPIYGVNGKVPDELPIQVTHQGFNNIIESDEFYYAANQPLKMAWQWNHNPVAEGWSLTDRKGFLRLTNLRLDKSFVETQNTLTQRTFGPVSTAHTFIDASNMKSGDYAGIGALQSAYGFVGVEKTKEGLFIVMASGEKDQWSVIERVPLTESKIHLKTYTDFRDLKDTATFAYSLDGIEWKPIGNTLQMKYSLDHFMGYRFALFNFATEQTGGSVDFDFMRLE; this is encoded by the coding sequence GTGCAAGAACTCACTCATTTCCAAAACGACTCTATGGAGTTTCACAGCTCACTGCCCAAGCGGAAGGTTTTGCCTGCCGTTTTTATACTCACGGGTTTGCTATTGGTGTTGAGTGTGTTGATGGGCTGCCAAACGGCGGAGATCAAAAAACCGTTTGCTCATAATCCTGTGATCTGGGCAGATGTGCCTGACCCAGCTGTGATGCGCGTGGGCGACACTTATTATATGAGTAGCACCACCATGCATATGAATCCCGGTTTGCCGATTATGAAATCAAAGGATTTGGTAAATTGGGAAATGGTGCGTTATGCCTATCCAATTTTATCAAGCGATGAAAAATCCAGTTTGAATAATGGCAAAGAAGCCTATGGTGAAGGCACTTGGGCGAGTAGCTTGCGTTATCACAATGGGCGTTATTACGTCAGTAGTTTTTCCAATACCACCAAAAAAACCTATATTTTTTCAACGGACAATATTGAAACCGGCGATTGGCAGCGATCTGAAATCGATGCCTTGTTTCATGATTCATCATTATTTTTTGATGATGGCCGTGTATTTATGATTTATGGCAATGACGATATTTTTATCGTCGAGTTAACCGCTGATGCTACGGCAATAAAAAAAGACGGCGTTAATCGTGTATTAATCCCAAAAGCGTCACGTGTTGCAGGCGATAAATTCTGGGTTCCTTCCGAAGGTGCGCAGATGTTAAAAGTAAATGGAAAATATTATCTCAATTTAATTTCCTGGCCCGCGAATAAAATGCGTACCCAATTAATTTATCGCTCGGATACCTTGATGGGGAGCTATGAAGGCAGGGTCGCATTAACGGACAAGGGCATCGCCCAAGGTGGATTAATTGATACACCCGATGGCAAATGGTATGCATTTTTATTTCGTGACCGTGGTGCAGTAGGGCGTATTCCTTATTTGGTACCTGTGCATTGGAAAGACGGTTGGCCGATTTATGGCGTAAACGGCAAGGTGCCTGATGAGTTACCGATTCAAGTTACACATCAAGGATTCAATAATATTATTGAATCGGATGAATTTTATTATGCTGCCAATCAGCCGCTCAAAATGGCGTGGCAATGGAATCACAATCCAGTTGCCGAAGGCTGGTCGCTTACCGATCGCAAAGGATTTTTACGTTTAACCAATTTGCGTTTGGATAAAAGTTTTGTTGAAACGCAAAATACCCTAACCCAACGCACGTTTGGCCCTGTTTCAACTGCGCATACATTCATTGATGCCAGCAACATGAAATCAGGCGATTACGCTGGTATTGGTGCTTTGCAATCTGCCTATGGATTTGTAGGCGTTGAAAAAACCAAAGAAGGTTTATTCATTGTGATGGCGAGCGGTGAAAAAGATCAGTGGAGTGTGATCGAACGAGTTCCTCTCACTGAATCAAAAATTCATTTAAAAACCTATACGGATTTCCGCGACTTGAAAGACACGGCAACTTTCGCTTACAGCCTTGACGGCATTGAGTGGAAACCTATCGGCAACACCCTGCAGATGAAATATTCACTGGATCATTTTATGGGCTATAGGTTTGCCCTGTTTAACTTTGCCACAGAGCAAACCGGCGGCAGTGTAGATTTTGATTTTATGCGTTTGGAGTAA
- a CDS encoding ABC transporter ATP-binding protein encodes MSQSFLQVQQLAKRFVSKQETLTVFEQANFTIEKGEFVCIIGHSGCGKSTIMNTLAGLDVPTEGVVIMDGREVSGPSLERGVVFQNYSLLPWLSALDNVMFGVRARWPQWSKEAVRTHSLRYLTMVGLQGVEQRKPAQLSGGMRQRVSIARAFATQPKLLLLDEPFGALDALTRGVIQDELVNICSETRQTVFMITHDIDEAILLSDRILLMSNGPGAVIAESVVVDLPKPRKRAEIIHHPGYYTIRNHLVEFLVKRSKTFTKNSACDEFPISVNPLDQPSVEQSTPVNQLVNA; translated from the coding sequence ATGAGCCAATCTTTTTTACAAGTTCAACAACTGGCGAAACGTTTTGTATCAAAGCAAGAAACACTCACCGTATTTGAGCAAGCCAATTTTACGATTGAGAAAGGCGAGTTCGTTTGCATTATTGGCCATTCGGGCTGCGGCAAATCGACCATCATGAATACCCTCGCCGGTTTGGATGTACCCACTGAAGGCGTAGTGATTATGGATGGCCGCGAAGTCAGTGGCCCGAGTTTGGAGCGCGGTGTGGTGTTTCAAAATTATTCGCTATTGCCCTGGTTAAGTGCGCTCGACAATGTGATGTTTGGTGTGCGCGCTCGCTGGCCACAATGGAGTAAAGAAGCGGTTCGCACCCATAGTTTGCGCTATTTAACCATGGTCGGTTTACAAGGTGTTGAACAGCGCAAACCCGCGCAATTATCCGGCGGTATGCGCCAGCGAGTTTCCATCGCTCGCGCCTTTGCTACCCAACCAAAATTATTATTACTCGACGAACCCTTTGGCGCCCTGGATGCATTAACTCGCGGCGTGATTCAAGACGAGCTAGTGAATATCTGCAGCGAAACTCGCCAAACGGTTTTTATGATTACCCACGATATCGATGAAGCCATTTTATTATCGGATCGAATTTTATTAATGAGCAATGGGCCGGGCGCGGTGATTGCAGAATCGGTGGTGGTGGATTTGCCCAAGCCGCGTAAACGCGCCGAAATAATTCATCACCCCGGTTATTACACCATTCGCAATCATCTGGTGGAGTTTTTAGTGAAGCGCTCAAAAACCTTTACTAAAAATTCTGCGTGCGATGAATTCCCGATCAGTGTAAATCCGCTAGACCAACCATCAGTCGAGCAATCGACACCTGTTAATCAACTTGTTAATGCCTGA
- a CDS encoding CAP domain-containing protein — protein MNTTLFFRRSLSIFALCLLVCGGGLVSCGGGGGGSSGNSNPSAPASPSSANPVSSTSASSISSTLSSNANFSNSSLAAPQNTSAIPGTASVTLTWNAVAGATGYRIYYASEANILINNIASFADGTRVDDATSPRIITNLRNDETYYFVVTALNGNQESIASSEVSATPAVIDLTKQPTAQEVLVVELINRARANPDLEATRLGIGLNDGITGTQITNSPKPPLAHNLLLIESSREHSQWMLDSDIFSHTGENNSTPHERMQAAGYTFTGSWTSGENIAWGGTTGSTINLTSYAISQHEGLFKSPGHRVNILNANFRELGVGQLQGYFMQDGRNYLSSMLTQNFARSGSSYFLTGVIYDDKNNNEFYDVGEGLSGITITTNGKSYPVFNSGAYSIPLTNGNYELSITGDALGAPVYYSVQVANQNQKLDVIKSGNNLRVVIP, from the coding sequence ATGAACACTACATTATTTTTTAGAAGATCCCTTTCCATTTTTGCACTCTGCCTTTTAGTGTGCGGTGGTGGTTTAGTGTCCTGTGGTGGCGGAGGTGGGGGTTCATCCGGAAACTCAAATCCATCGGCGCCCGCGAGCCCATCTTCCGCTAACCCTGTATCCAGCACTAGCGCAAGTAGCATTTCTTCCACGCTGAGTAGCAACGCTAATTTCTCAAATAGTTCACTCGCTGCGCCACAAAATACTTCTGCCATCCCTGGCACCGCGTCGGTCACGCTAACCTGGAACGCCGTTGCCGGTGCAACTGGCTATCGAATTTACTACGCATCCGAAGCCAATATTCTGATTAACAATATTGCCAGCTTTGCTGATGGAACCCGGGTAGATGATGCAACGTCGCCGCGTATTATTACCAACCTGCGCAACGACGAAACCTATTATTTTGTGGTGACCGCACTCAACGGAAATCAGGAAAGTATTGCCAGCAGTGAAGTCAGTGCAACACCGGCTGTCATTGATTTAACCAAACAGCCAACTGCGCAGGAGGTGTTAGTGGTTGAGTTAATAAATCGCGCTCGCGCTAATCCTGATTTGGAAGCGACCCGCCTGGGAATCGGTTTAAACGATGGCATCACCGGCACTCAAATTACCAACTCACCCAAACCACCGCTTGCCCATAATTTGTTGCTGATTGAATCTTCACGCGAGCATTCACAATGGATGTTGGATTCCGATATTTTTTCCCATACAGGTGAGAATAATTCAACACCCCATGAACGGATGCAGGCAGCAGGTTATACATTTACCGGCAGTTGGACGAGTGGGGAAAATATTGCCTGGGGCGGAACGACGGGAAGTACAATCAATTTAACCAGCTACGCGATTTCACAACACGAAGGATTATTTAAATCACCGGGGCATCGCGTGAATATCCTTAACGCCAATTTCCGCGAGTTGGGTGTCGGTCAGCTGCAAGGTTATTTTATGCAGGATGGGCGCAATTATTTATCGTCCATGCTCACGCAAAACTTTGCGCGTTCCGGTTCAAGCTATTTTTTAACGGGTGTTATTTACGACGATAAAAATAACAACGAATTTTATGATGTGGGTGAAGGGTTAAGTGGTATAACGATTACCACCAATGGAAAATCCTATCCCGTATTTAATTCCGGCGCCTATTCAATCCCACTTACCAATGGCAATTATGAATTGAGTATCACCGGCGATGCATTAGGAGCACCAGTTTATTATTCGGTGCAGGTAGCCAATCAAAATCAAAAACTGGATGTGATTAAGTCGGGAAATAATCTTCGTGTTGTTATTCCCTAA
- a CDS encoding nuclear transport factor 2 family protein produces MNVQSAVDLTAVVPRPPFPPFTAETALKKVQAAEDAWNSRDPERVALAYTPDSEWRNRDQFFSGRESIVKFLQAKWNKELDYRLKKELWAFTENRIAVRFEYEWHDAEGQWFRSYGNENWEFAENGLMQRRFASINDVKISAEERKIL; encoded by the coding sequence ATGAATGTGCAATCCGCTGTGGATTTAACAGCCGTTGTACCCCGGCCGCCGTTTCCTCCATTCACGGCAGAAACGGCGCTAAAAAAAGTACAAGCGGCGGAAGATGCCTGGAATAGCCGCGACCCCGAACGTGTTGCACTGGCTTACACGCCGGACAGTGAGTGGCGCAACCGCGATCAATTTTTTTCCGGGCGTGAATCTATCGTTAAATTCTTGCAAGCGAAGTGGAACAAAGAGCTGGATTATCGCCTGAAAAAAGAATTGTGGGCATTCACTGAAAATCGCATTGCGGTGCGTTTTGAATATGAATGGCACGATGCCGAAGGGCAATGGTTTCGTTCTTATGGTAATGAAAATTGGGAGTTCGCTGAAAATGGATTAATGCAGCGACGTTTTGCGAGTATTAACGATGTGAAGATTAGTGCAGAGGAAAGAAAGATCTTATAA
- the ntrB gene encoding nitrate ABC transporter permease: protein MSSLNLRALLVSLSFLVLVLGLWEFSSQAPAASEAQSEYELLMGGAQQEARVPPPSAVLVRAWEELRNPFYDAGPNDKGIGIQLGYSLYRVLSGFFLAIIIALPVGFLIGMSPLMYRALNPYIQVLRPISPLAWMPLALFIIKDSETSAIFVIFICSIWPMLLNTAFGVANVREDWINVARTHELSPLRTAFTVILPAAAPTILTGMRISIGIAWLVIVAAEMLVGGTGIGYYVWNEWNNLDLTSVIFSILMIGLVGMLLDMALTAATKLVQYEE from the coding sequence ATGAGTTCACTTAACCTGCGTGCGCTGCTGGTGTCGCTGAGTTTTCTGGTGTTGGTGCTGGGCCTGTGGGAGTTTTCCTCACAAGCGCCAGCGGCCAGTGAAGCGCAATCGGAATATGAATTGCTCATGGGCGGTGCGCAACAAGAAGCGCGCGTGCCGCCACCCTCGGCGGTGTTAGTGCGCGCGTGGGAAGAACTGCGCAATCCTTTTTACGATGCGGGCCCCAACGATAAAGGTATAGGTATTCAACTCGGCTATTCACTTTATCGCGTACTGAGCGGATTTTTTCTCGCAATAATCATTGCCTTGCCAGTGGGATTTTTAATCGGCATGTCGCCGCTCATGTACCGCGCATTAAATCCCTATATTCAAGTATTGCGCCCCATCTCACCCCTGGCGTGGATGCCACTTGCGCTGTTCATTATTAAGGATTCAGAAACCTCGGCAATTTTTGTGATTTTTATTTGTTCCATTTGGCCGATGTTATTGAACACCGCATTTGGTGTAGCGAATGTACGTGAAGATTGGATCAATGTTGCACGCACTCATGAGCTATCACCTTTACGCACGGCGTTCACCGTTATTTTACCGGCAGCGGCACCGACTATTTTAACCGGCATGCGCATTTCTATCGGCATCGCCTGGTTGGTCATTGTCGCTGCCGAAATGTTGGTTGGTGGAACCGGGATTGGTTACTACGTGTGGAATGAATGGAATAACCTGGATTTAACCAGTGTGATTTTTTCCATCCTGATGATTGGCCTGGTGGGCATGTTGTTGGATATGGCACTCACTGCCGCTACCAAATTGGTCCAATACGAGGAGTAG
- the cynS gene encoding cyanase produces MKKQDVVEAIVIAKQKMNLTWEGVAESIGMSPVWTTSVCLGMNSAPADKAEALCKVFDLPEAAKIALMQCPSKSWEPNVPQDPLIYRLYEMIGVYGPTIKEIIHEKFGDGIMSAIDFSMEIGKEENPKGDRVVINLNGKFLPYKAW; encoded by the coding sequence ATGAAAAAGCAAGACGTTGTAGAAGCCATTGTTATCGCCAAACAAAAAATGAACCTGACGTGGGAAGGTGTTGCAGAGAGCATTGGCATGTCACCAGTGTGGACCACCTCGGTCTGTTTGGGCATGAACAGCGCGCCGGCGGATAAAGCGGAAGCGCTGTGCAAAGTGTTCGATTTACCGGAAGCTGCCAAAATTGCATTGATGCAATGCCCCAGTAAAAGTTGGGAACCGAATGTTCCGCAAGATCCGTTGATTTATCGTTTGTATGAAATGATCGGCGTTTACGGCCCGACAATTAAAGAAATCATTCACGAAAAATTTGGTGACGGCATTATGAGCGCGATTGATTTTTCCATGGAAATTGGCAAAGAAGAAAACCCAAAAGGTGATCGGGTGGTCATCAATCTCAATGGCAAATTCCTGCCCTACAAAGCCTGGTAA